From a single Drosophila sulfurigaster albostrigata strain 15112-1811.04 chromosome 3, ASM2355843v2, whole genome shotgun sequence genomic region:
- the LOC133843446 gene encoding stromelysin-3 isoform X2, producing the protein MSNTCQSYASVFIVMGTLLSILMAAQSVPVSTTTQAEIYLSQFGYLPASARNPANSGLQDKHTWVSAIQEFQNFAGLNITGELDEETMKLMSLPRCGVRDRVGTGDSRSKRYALQGSRWRVKSLTYRISKYPKRLKRNDVDAEIARAFAVWSEDTDLTFTRKTSGPVHIEIKFVESEHGDGDAFDGQGGTLAHAFFPVFGGDAHFDDAELWTIGSPRGTNLFQVAAHEFGHSLGLSHSDQSSALMAPFYRGFEPVFKLDEDDKAAIQSLYGRKTNQYTPTNTYPAPSTQRPSFTPPKVPLDDSICKDSKIDTLFNSAHGDTYAFKGDKYYKLTTDAVEEGYPQLISKGWPGLPGNIDAAFTYKNGKTYFFKGTQYWRYQGSQMDGDYPKEISEGFTGIPDHLDAAMVWGGNGKIYFFKGSKFWRFDPAKRPPVKASYPKPISNWEGVPNNLDAALRYTNGYTYFFKGDKYYRFHDARFAVDTATPAFPRPTAHWWFGCKNTPSSTGNIVEDDQVESEQHSQLHTDTDGNGDLDLDAVPQTPVVNTNLVPSTGTGTGLLPGWMWSLTNRYF; encoded by the exons atgTCCAACACCTGCCAAAGCTACGCATCCGTGTTCATAGTGATGGGCACATTGCTGTCCATACTGATGGCAGCACAAAGTGTCCCAGTTTCAACGACAACACAGGCCGAG ATCTACTTGTCGCAGTTCGGCTATTTGCCCGCCTCGGCACGTAATCCGGCCAACAGTGGACTCCAGGACAAGCACACCTGGGTCAGTGCCATACAAGAGTTCCAGAACTTTGCCGGCCTCAATATCACCGGCGAACTGGATGAGGAGACTATGAAATTGATGTCGCTGCCACGTTGTGGTGTGCGAGATCGTGTCGGCACCGGCGACAGTCGCTCCAAGCGTTATGCACTCCAGGGCAGTCGCTGGCGTGTCAAGAGTCTCACCTATCGCATTTCCAAGTATCCCAAGCGTTTGAAGCGCAACGATGTCGATGCAGAAATTGCACGCGCCTTTGCCGTATGGAGCGAGGATACGGATCTAACTTTCACCAGGAAGACATCGGGACCAGTGCATATTGAAATCAA ATTCGTGGAGAGCGAGCACGGTGATGGCGATGCCTTCGATGGCCAAGGCGGCACTTTGGCCCACGCCTTCTTCCCCGTCTTTGGCGGCGATGCGCATTTCGACGATGCCGAACTCTGGACCATTGGCTCGCCACGCGGCACCAATCTCTTCCAGGTGGCTGCCCATGAATTCGGTCACTCGCTCGGCTTGTCGCACTCCGATCAGAGCTCCGCTTTGATGGCGCCCTTCTACCGCGGCTTTGAGCCCGTCTTCAAGTTGGACGAGGATGATAAGGCGGCCATCCAATCGCTATACGGACGCAAGACCAACCAGTACACACCCACCAACACCTATCCGGCACCCAGCACACAGCGTCCCTCGTTCACGCCACCCAAGGTGCCACTGGACGACTCCATTTGCAAGGACTCCAAGATCGACACGTTGTTCAACTCGGCGCACGGTGATACTTATGCCTTCAAGGGTGACAAATACTACAAGCTGACCACAGATGCTGTTGAGGAGGGTTATCCACAGCTCATCTCGAAGGGCTGGCCAGGATTGCCGGGCAACATTGATGCCGCCTTCACGTACAAGAATGGCAAGACGTACTTCTTCAAGGGCACACAGTACTGGCGTTACCAGGGCAGCCAAATGGATGGTGATTACCCCAAGGAGATCAGCGAAGGTTTCACAGGCATTCCCGATCATCTGGACGCAGCGATGGTGTGGGGCGGCAATGGCAAGATCTACTTCTTCAAGGGCAGCAAATTCTGGCGCTTCGATCCCGCCAAGCGGCCGCCAGTGAAGGCCAGCTATCCCAAGCCCATCTCGAACTGGGAGGGTGTGCCAAACAATTTGGATGCAGCACTGCGATACACCAACGGTTACACGTACTTCTTCAAGGGCGATAAATACTATCGCTTCCACGATGCACGATTTGCG GTGGATACGGCCACACCGGCATTCCCCAGGCCAACGGCTCACTGGTGGTTCGGCTGCAAGAACACGCCATCGTCTACAGGTAATATTGTCGAAGACGATCAGGTCGAATCGGAGCAGCATTCGCAGCTTCATACCGATACGGATGGTAATGGTGATCTTGACCTGGACGCAG TACCGCAAACTCCAGTTGTCAATACGAATCTGGTTCCAAGTACGGGCACGGGCACGGGTCTTCTGCCCGGCTGGATGTGGAGTCTAACGAACAGATACTTTTAG
- the LOC133843446 gene encoding matrix metalloproteinase-14 isoform X3 yields the protein MSNTCQSYASVFIVMGTLLSILMAAQSVPVSTTTQAEIYLSQFGYLPASARNPANSGLQDKHTWVSAIQEFQNFAGLNITGELDEETMKLMSLPRCGVRDRVGTGDSRSKRYALQGSRWRVKSLTYRISKYPKRLKRNDVDAEIARAFAVWSEDTDLTFTRKTSGPVHIEIKFVESEHGDGDAFDGQGGTLAHAFFPVFGGDAHFDDAELWTIGSPRGTNLFQVAAHEFGHSLGLSHSDQSSALMAPFYRGFEPVFKLDEDDKAAIQSLYGRKTNQYTPTNTYPAPSTQRPSFTPPKVPLDDSICKDSKIDTLFNSAHGDTYAFKGDKYYKLTTDAVEEGYPQLISKGWPGLPGNIDAAFTYKNGKTYFFKGTQYWRYQGSQMDGDYPKEISEGFTGIPDHLDAAMVWGGNGKIYFFKGSKFWRFDPAKRPPVKASYPKPISNWEGVPNNLDAALRYTNGYTYFFKGDKYYRFHDARFAVDTATPAFPRPTAHWWFGCKNTPSSTAVGDHQTNDEPAEPEVAERTGSGAMSISQLTSNSAASVLISTFLLCCISKFIIS from the exons atgTCCAACACCTGCCAAAGCTACGCATCCGTGTTCATAGTGATGGGCACATTGCTGTCCATACTGATGGCAGCACAAAGTGTCCCAGTTTCAACGACAACACAGGCCGAG ATCTACTTGTCGCAGTTCGGCTATTTGCCCGCCTCGGCACGTAATCCGGCCAACAGTGGACTCCAGGACAAGCACACCTGGGTCAGTGCCATACAAGAGTTCCAGAACTTTGCCGGCCTCAATATCACCGGCGAACTGGATGAGGAGACTATGAAATTGATGTCGCTGCCACGTTGTGGTGTGCGAGATCGTGTCGGCACCGGCGACAGTCGCTCCAAGCGTTATGCACTCCAGGGCAGTCGCTGGCGTGTCAAGAGTCTCACCTATCGCATTTCCAAGTATCCCAAGCGTTTGAAGCGCAACGATGTCGATGCAGAAATTGCACGCGCCTTTGCCGTATGGAGCGAGGATACGGATCTAACTTTCACCAGGAAGACATCGGGACCAGTGCATATTGAAATCAA ATTCGTGGAGAGCGAGCACGGTGATGGCGATGCCTTCGATGGCCAAGGCGGCACTTTGGCCCACGCCTTCTTCCCCGTCTTTGGCGGCGATGCGCATTTCGACGATGCCGAACTCTGGACCATTGGCTCGCCACGCGGCACCAATCTCTTCCAGGTGGCTGCCCATGAATTCGGTCACTCGCTCGGCTTGTCGCACTCCGATCAGAGCTCCGCTTTGATGGCGCCCTTCTACCGCGGCTTTGAGCCCGTCTTCAAGTTGGACGAGGATGATAAGGCGGCCATCCAATCGCTATACGGACGCAAGACCAACCAGTACACACCCACCAACACCTATCCGGCACCCAGCACACAGCGTCCCTCGTTCACGCCACCCAAGGTGCCACTGGACGACTCCATTTGCAAGGACTCCAAGATCGACACGTTGTTCAACTCGGCGCACGGTGATACTTATGCCTTCAAGGGTGACAAATACTACAAGCTGACCACAGATGCTGTTGAGGAGGGTTATCCACAGCTCATCTCGAAGGGCTGGCCAGGATTGCCGGGCAACATTGATGCCGCCTTCACGTACAAGAATGGCAAGACGTACTTCTTCAAGGGCACACAGTACTGGCGTTACCAGGGCAGCCAAATGGATGGTGATTACCCCAAGGAGATCAGCGAAGGTTTCACAGGCATTCCCGATCATCTGGACGCAGCGATGGTGTGGGGCGGCAATGGCAAGATCTACTTCTTCAAGGGCAGCAAATTCTGGCGCTTCGATCCCGCCAAGCGGCCGCCAGTGAAGGCCAGCTATCCCAAGCCCATCTCGAACTGGGAGGGTGTGCCAAACAATTTGGATGCAGCACTGCGATACACCAACGGTTACACGTACTTCTTCAAGGGCGATAAATACTATCGCTTCCACGATGCACGATTTGCG GTGGATACGGCCACACCGGCATTCCCCAGGCCAACGGCTCACTGGTGGTTCGGCTGCAAGAACACGCCATCGTCTACAG ctgtCGGCGATCACCAAACTAATGATGAACCAGCTGAGCCCGAGGTTGCGGAACGTACTGGATCTGGTGCGATGTCTATATCCCAGCTGACCAGCAACTCAGCAGCCAGCGTACTGATCAGCACATTCCTGCTGTGTTGCATTTCCAAATTCATAATTAgctaa
- the LOC133843446 gene encoding matrix metalloproteinase-14 isoform X5, protein MSNTCQSYASVFIVMGTLLSILMAAQSVPVSTTTQAEIYLSQFGYLPASARNPANSGLQDKHTWVSAIQEFQNFAGLNITGELDEETMKLMSLPRCGVRDRVGTGDSRSKRYALQGSRWRVKSLTYRISKYPKRLKRNDVDAEIARAFAVWSEDTDLTFTRKTSGPVHIEIKFVESEHGDGDAFDGQGGTLAHAFFPVFGGDAHFDDAELWTIGSPRGTNLFQVAAHEFGHSLGLSHSDQSSALMAPFYRGFEPVFKLDEDDKAAIQSLYGRKTNQYTPTNTYPAPSTQRPSFTPPKVPLDDSICKDSKIDTLFNSAHGDTYAFKGDKYYKLTTDAVEEGYPQLISKGWPGLPGNIDAAFTYKNGKTYFFKGTQYWRYQGSQMDGDYPKEISEGFTGIPDHLDAAMVWGGNGKIYFFKGSKFWRFDPAKRPPVKASYPKPISNWEGVPNNLDAALRYTNGYTYFFKGDKYYRFHDARFAVDTATPAFPRPTAHWWFGCKNTPSSTVPQTPVVNTNLVPSTGTGTGLLPGWMWSLTNRYF, encoded by the exons atgTCCAACACCTGCCAAAGCTACGCATCCGTGTTCATAGTGATGGGCACATTGCTGTCCATACTGATGGCAGCACAAAGTGTCCCAGTTTCAACGACAACACAGGCCGAG ATCTACTTGTCGCAGTTCGGCTATTTGCCCGCCTCGGCACGTAATCCGGCCAACAGTGGACTCCAGGACAAGCACACCTGGGTCAGTGCCATACAAGAGTTCCAGAACTTTGCCGGCCTCAATATCACCGGCGAACTGGATGAGGAGACTATGAAATTGATGTCGCTGCCACGTTGTGGTGTGCGAGATCGTGTCGGCACCGGCGACAGTCGCTCCAAGCGTTATGCACTCCAGGGCAGTCGCTGGCGTGTCAAGAGTCTCACCTATCGCATTTCCAAGTATCCCAAGCGTTTGAAGCGCAACGATGTCGATGCAGAAATTGCACGCGCCTTTGCCGTATGGAGCGAGGATACGGATCTAACTTTCACCAGGAAGACATCGGGACCAGTGCATATTGAAATCAA ATTCGTGGAGAGCGAGCACGGTGATGGCGATGCCTTCGATGGCCAAGGCGGCACTTTGGCCCACGCCTTCTTCCCCGTCTTTGGCGGCGATGCGCATTTCGACGATGCCGAACTCTGGACCATTGGCTCGCCACGCGGCACCAATCTCTTCCAGGTGGCTGCCCATGAATTCGGTCACTCGCTCGGCTTGTCGCACTCCGATCAGAGCTCCGCTTTGATGGCGCCCTTCTACCGCGGCTTTGAGCCCGTCTTCAAGTTGGACGAGGATGATAAGGCGGCCATCCAATCGCTATACGGACGCAAGACCAACCAGTACACACCCACCAACACCTATCCGGCACCCAGCACACAGCGTCCCTCGTTCACGCCACCCAAGGTGCCACTGGACGACTCCATTTGCAAGGACTCCAAGATCGACACGTTGTTCAACTCGGCGCACGGTGATACTTATGCCTTCAAGGGTGACAAATACTACAAGCTGACCACAGATGCTGTTGAGGAGGGTTATCCACAGCTCATCTCGAAGGGCTGGCCAGGATTGCCGGGCAACATTGATGCCGCCTTCACGTACAAGAATGGCAAGACGTACTTCTTCAAGGGCACACAGTACTGGCGTTACCAGGGCAGCCAAATGGATGGTGATTACCCCAAGGAGATCAGCGAAGGTTTCACAGGCATTCCCGATCATCTGGACGCAGCGATGGTGTGGGGCGGCAATGGCAAGATCTACTTCTTCAAGGGCAGCAAATTCTGGCGCTTCGATCCCGCCAAGCGGCCGCCAGTGAAGGCCAGCTATCCCAAGCCCATCTCGAACTGGGAGGGTGTGCCAAACAATTTGGATGCAGCACTGCGATACACCAACGGTTACACGTACTTCTTCAAGGGCGATAAATACTATCGCTTCCACGATGCACGATTTGCG GTGGATACGGCCACACCGGCATTCCCCAGGCCAACGGCTCACTGGTGGTTCGGCTGCAAGAACACGCCATCGTCTACAG TACCGCAAACTCCAGTTGTCAATACGAATCTGGTTCCAAGTACGGGCACGGGCACGGGTCTTCTGCCCGGCTGGATGTGGAGTCTAACGAACAGATACTTTTAG
- the LOC133843446 gene encoding matrix metalloproteinase-14 isoform X6, whose amino-acid sequence MSNTCQSYASVFIVMGTLLSILMAAQSVPVSTTTQAEIYLSQFGYLPASARNPANSGLQDKHTWVSAIQEFQNFAGLNITGELDEETMKLMSLPRCGVRDRVGTGDSRSKRYALQGSRWRVKSLTYRISKYPKRLKRNDVDAEIARAFAVWSEDTDLTFTRKTSGPVHIEIKFVESEHGDGDAFDGQGGTLAHAFFPVFGGDAHFDDAELWTIGSPRGTNLFQVAAHEFGHSLGLSHSDQSSALMAPFYRGFEPVFKLDEDDKAAIQSLYGRKTNQYTPTNTYPAPSTQRPSFTPPKVPLDDSICKDSKIDTLFNSAHGDTYAFKGDKYYKLTTDAVEEGYPQLISKGWPGLPGNIDAAFTYKNGKTYFFKGTQYWRYQGSQMDGDYPKEISEGFTGIPDHLDAAMVWGGNGKIYFFKGSKFWRFDPAKRPPVKASYPKPISNWEGVPNNLDAALRYTNGYTYFFKGDKYYRFHDARFAVDTATPAFPRPTAHWWFGCKNTPSSTGFNKRRG is encoded by the exons atgTCCAACACCTGCCAAAGCTACGCATCCGTGTTCATAGTGATGGGCACATTGCTGTCCATACTGATGGCAGCACAAAGTGTCCCAGTTTCAACGACAACACAGGCCGAG ATCTACTTGTCGCAGTTCGGCTATTTGCCCGCCTCGGCACGTAATCCGGCCAACAGTGGACTCCAGGACAAGCACACCTGGGTCAGTGCCATACAAGAGTTCCAGAACTTTGCCGGCCTCAATATCACCGGCGAACTGGATGAGGAGACTATGAAATTGATGTCGCTGCCACGTTGTGGTGTGCGAGATCGTGTCGGCACCGGCGACAGTCGCTCCAAGCGTTATGCACTCCAGGGCAGTCGCTGGCGTGTCAAGAGTCTCACCTATCGCATTTCCAAGTATCCCAAGCGTTTGAAGCGCAACGATGTCGATGCAGAAATTGCACGCGCCTTTGCCGTATGGAGCGAGGATACGGATCTAACTTTCACCAGGAAGACATCGGGACCAGTGCATATTGAAATCAA ATTCGTGGAGAGCGAGCACGGTGATGGCGATGCCTTCGATGGCCAAGGCGGCACTTTGGCCCACGCCTTCTTCCCCGTCTTTGGCGGCGATGCGCATTTCGACGATGCCGAACTCTGGACCATTGGCTCGCCACGCGGCACCAATCTCTTCCAGGTGGCTGCCCATGAATTCGGTCACTCGCTCGGCTTGTCGCACTCCGATCAGAGCTCCGCTTTGATGGCGCCCTTCTACCGCGGCTTTGAGCCCGTCTTCAAGTTGGACGAGGATGATAAGGCGGCCATCCAATCGCTATACGGACGCAAGACCAACCAGTACACACCCACCAACACCTATCCGGCACCCAGCACACAGCGTCCCTCGTTCACGCCACCCAAGGTGCCACTGGACGACTCCATTTGCAAGGACTCCAAGATCGACACGTTGTTCAACTCGGCGCACGGTGATACTTATGCCTTCAAGGGTGACAAATACTACAAGCTGACCACAGATGCTGTTGAGGAGGGTTATCCACAGCTCATCTCGAAGGGCTGGCCAGGATTGCCGGGCAACATTGATGCCGCCTTCACGTACAAGAATGGCAAGACGTACTTCTTCAAGGGCACACAGTACTGGCGTTACCAGGGCAGCCAAATGGATGGTGATTACCCCAAGGAGATCAGCGAAGGTTTCACAGGCATTCCCGATCATCTGGACGCAGCGATGGTGTGGGGCGGCAATGGCAAGATCTACTTCTTCAAGGGCAGCAAATTCTGGCGCTTCGATCCCGCCAAGCGGCCGCCAGTGAAGGCCAGCTATCCCAAGCCCATCTCGAACTGGGAGGGTGTGCCAAACAATTTGGATGCAGCACTGCGATACACCAACGGTTACACGTACTTCTTCAAGGGCGATAAATACTATCGCTTCCACGATGCACGATTTGCG GTGGATACGGCCACACCGGCATTCCCCAGGCCAACGGCTCACTGGTGGTTCGGCTGCAAGAACACGCCATCGTCTACAG GCTTTAATAAGAGACGCGGataa
- the LOC133843446 gene encoding stromelysin-3 isoform X1, producing the protein MSNTCQSYASVFIVMGTLLSILMAAQSVPVSTTTQAEIYLSQFGYLPASARNPANSGLQDKHTWVSAIQEFQNFAGLNITGELDEETMKLMSLPRCGVRDRVGTGDSRSKRYALQGSRWRVKSLTYRISKYPKRLKRNDVDAEIARAFAVWSEDTDLTFTRKTSGPVHIEIKFVESEHGDGDAFDGQGGTLAHAFFPVFGGDAHFDDAELWTIGSPRGTNLFQVAAHEFGHSLGLSHSDQSSALMAPFYRGFEPVFKLDEDDKAAIQSLYGRKTNQYTPTNTYPAPSTQRPSFTPPKVPLDDSICKDSKIDTLFNSAHGDTYAFKGDKYYKLTTDAVEEGYPQLISKGWPGLPGNIDAAFTYKNGKTYFFKGTQYWRYQGSQMDGDYPKEISEGFTGIPDHLDAAMVWGGNGKIYFFKGSKFWRFDPAKRPPVKASYPKPISNWEGVPNNLDAALRYTNGYTYFFKGDKYYRFHDARFAVDTATPAFPRPTAHWWFGCKNTPSSTGNIVEDDQVESEQHSQLHTDTDGNGDLDLDAAVGDHQTNDEPAEPEVAERTGSGAMSISQLTSNSAASVLISTFLLCCISKFIIS; encoded by the exons atgTCCAACACCTGCCAAAGCTACGCATCCGTGTTCATAGTGATGGGCACATTGCTGTCCATACTGATGGCAGCACAAAGTGTCCCAGTTTCAACGACAACACAGGCCGAG ATCTACTTGTCGCAGTTCGGCTATTTGCCCGCCTCGGCACGTAATCCGGCCAACAGTGGACTCCAGGACAAGCACACCTGGGTCAGTGCCATACAAGAGTTCCAGAACTTTGCCGGCCTCAATATCACCGGCGAACTGGATGAGGAGACTATGAAATTGATGTCGCTGCCACGTTGTGGTGTGCGAGATCGTGTCGGCACCGGCGACAGTCGCTCCAAGCGTTATGCACTCCAGGGCAGTCGCTGGCGTGTCAAGAGTCTCACCTATCGCATTTCCAAGTATCCCAAGCGTTTGAAGCGCAACGATGTCGATGCAGAAATTGCACGCGCCTTTGCCGTATGGAGCGAGGATACGGATCTAACTTTCACCAGGAAGACATCGGGACCAGTGCATATTGAAATCAA ATTCGTGGAGAGCGAGCACGGTGATGGCGATGCCTTCGATGGCCAAGGCGGCACTTTGGCCCACGCCTTCTTCCCCGTCTTTGGCGGCGATGCGCATTTCGACGATGCCGAACTCTGGACCATTGGCTCGCCACGCGGCACCAATCTCTTCCAGGTGGCTGCCCATGAATTCGGTCACTCGCTCGGCTTGTCGCACTCCGATCAGAGCTCCGCTTTGATGGCGCCCTTCTACCGCGGCTTTGAGCCCGTCTTCAAGTTGGACGAGGATGATAAGGCGGCCATCCAATCGCTATACGGACGCAAGACCAACCAGTACACACCCACCAACACCTATCCGGCACCCAGCACACAGCGTCCCTCGTTCACGCCACCCAAGGTGCCACTGGACGACTCCATTTGCAAGGACTCCAAGATCGACACGTTGTTCAACTCGGCGCACGGTGATACTTATGCCTTCAAGGGTGACAAATACTACAAGCTGACCACAGATGCTGTTGAGGAGGGTTATCCACAGCTCATCTCGAAGGGCTGGCCAGGATTGCCGGGCAACATTGATGCCGCCTTCACGTACAAGAATGGCAAGACGTACTTCTTCAAGGGCACACAGTACTGGCGTTACCAGGGCAGCCAAATGGATGGTGATTACCCCAAGGAGATCAGCGAAGGTTTCACAGGCATTCCCGATCATCTGGACGCAGCGATGGTGTGGGGCGGCAATGGCAAGATCTACTTCTTCAAGGGCAGCAAATTCTGGCGCTTCGATCCCGCCAAGCGGCCGCCAGTGAAGGCCAGCTATCCCAAGCCCATCTCGAACTGGGAGGGTGTGCCAAACAATTTGGATGCAGCACTGCGATACACCAACGGTTACACGTACTTCTTCAAGGGCGATAAATACTATCGCTTCCACGATGCACGATTTGCG GTGGATACGGCCACACCGGCATTCCCCAGGCCAACGGCTCACTGGTGGTTCGGCTGCAAGAACACGCCATCGTCTACAGGTAATATTGTCGAAGACGATCAGGTCGAATCGGAGCAGCATTCGCAGCTTCATACCGATACGGATGGTAATGGTGATCTTGACCTGGACGCAG ctgtCGGCGATCACCAAACTAATGATGAACCAGCTGAGCCCGAGGTTGCGGAACGTACTGGATCTGGTGCGATGTCTATATCCCAGCTGACCAGCAACTCAGCAGCCAGCGTACTGATCAGCACATTCCTGCTGTGTTGCATTTCCAAATTCATAATTAgctaa
- the LOC133843446 gene encoding matrix metalloproteinase-14 isoform X4 yields MSNTCQSYASVFIVMGTLLSILMAAQSVPVSTTTQAEIYLSQFGYLPASARNPANSGLQDKHTWVSAIQEFQNFAGLNITGELDEETMKLMSLPRCGVRDRVGTGDSRSKRYALQGSRWRVKSLTYRISKYPKRLKRNDVDAEIARAFAVWSEDTDLTFTRKTSGPVHIEIKFVESEHGDGDAFDGQGGTLAHAFFPVFGGDAHFDDAELWTIGSPRGTNLFQVAAHEFGHSLGLSHSDQSSALMAPFYRGFEPVFKLDEDDKAAIQSLYGRKTNQYTPTNTYPAPSTQRPSFTPPKVPLDDSICKDSKIDTLFNSAHGDTYAFKGDKYYKLTTDAVEEGYPQLISKGWPGLPGNIDAAFTYKNGKTYFFKGTQYWRYQGSQMDGDYPKEISEGFTGIPDHLDAAMVWGGNGKIYFFKGSKFWRFDPAKRPPVKASYPKPISNWEGVPNNLDAALRYTNGYTYFFKGDKYYRFHDARFAVDTATPAFPRPTAHWWFGCKNTPSSTGNIVEDDQVESEQHSQLHTDTDGNGDLDLDAGFNKRRG; encoded by the exons atgTCCAACACCTGCCAAAGCTACGCATCCGTGTTCATAGTGATGGGCACATTGCTGTCCATACTGATGGCAGCACAAAGTGTCCCAGTTTCAACGACAACACAGGCCGAG ATCTACTTGTCGCAGTTCGGCTATTTGCCCGCCTCGGCACGTAATCCGGCCAACAGTGGACTCCAGGACAAGCACACCTGGGTCAGTGCCATACAAGAGTTCCAGAACTTTGCCGGCCTCAATATCACCGGCGAACTGGATGAGGAGACTATGAAATTGATGTCGCTGCCACGTTGTGGTGTGCGAGATCGTGTCGGCACCGGCGACAGTCGCTCCAAGCGTTATGCACTCCAGGGCAGTCGCTGGCGTGTCAAGAGTCTCACCTATCGCATTTCCAAGTATCCCAAGCGTTTGAAGCGCAACGATGTCGATGCAGAAATTGCACGCGCCTTTGCCGTATGGAGCGAGGATACGGATCTAACTTTCACCAGGAAGACATCGGGACCAGTGCATATTGAAATCAA ATTCGTGGAGAGCGAGCACGGTGATGGCGATGCCTTCGATGGCCAAGGCGGCACTTTGGCCCACGCCTTCTTCCCCGTCTTTGGCGGCGATGCGCATTTCGACGATGCCGAACTCTGGACCATTGGCTCGCCACGCGGCACCAATCTCTTCCAGGTGGCTGCCCATGAATTCGGTCACTCGCTCGGCTTGTCGCACTCCGATCAGAGCTCCGCTTTGATGGCGCCCTTCTACCGCGGCTTTGAGCCCGTCTTCAAGTTGGACGAGGATGATAAGGCGGCCATCCAATCGCTATACGGACGCAAGACCAACCAGTACACACCCACCAACACCTATCCGGCACCCAGCACACAGCGTCCCTCGTTCACGCCACCCAAGGTGCCACTGGACGACTCCATTTGCAAGGACTCCAAGATCGACACGTTGTTCAACTCGGCGCACGGTGATACTTATGCCTTCAAGGGTGACAAATACTACAAGCTGACCACAGATGCTGTTGAGGAGGGTTATCCACAGCTCATCTCGAAGGGCTGGCCAGGATTGCCGGGCAACATTGATGCCGCCTTCACGTACAAGAATGGCAAGACGTACTTCTTCAAGGGCACACAGTACTGGCGTTACCAGGGCAGCCAAATGGATGGTGATTACCCCAAGGAGATCAGCGAAGGTTTCACAGGCATTCCCGATCATCTGGACGCAGCGATGGTGTGGGGCGGCAATGGCAAGATCTACTTCTTCAAGGGCAGCAAATTCTGGCGCTTCGATCCCGCCAAGCGGCCGCCAGTGAAGGCCAGCTATCCCAAGCCCATCTCGAACTGGGAGGGTGTGCCAAACAATTTGGATGCAGCACTGCGATACACCAACGGTTACACGTACTTCTTCAAGGGCGATAAATACTATCGCTTCCACGATGCACGATTTGCG GTGGATACGGCCACACCGGCATTCCCCAGGCCAACGGCTCACTGGTGGTTCGGCTGCAAGAACACGCCATCGTCTACAGGTAATATTGTCGAAGACGATCAGGTCGAATCGGAGCAGCATTCGCAGCTTCATACCGATACGGATGGTAATGGTGATCTTGACCTGGACGCAG GCTTTAATAAGAGACGCGGataa